Proteins encoded in a region of the Streptomyces sp. NBC_01471 genome:
- a CDS encoding nuclear transport factor 2 family protein produces the protein MTQRVELATVMDRLDIDELITGYAVAVDDGQWDDYRALFAPEGRADYRAAGGVEGPAAEVADWLAETMRLFPVRQHLIVNRRLRLQDLGGYPGDRAELQADYLNPMRLKSRPSGGAGDGEGPDGASGDAAGPTAPDFVSGGRYAFSLVRTDGGWRLLGVVVQEKWRRTPGAPGGI, from the coding sequence ATGACTCAGCGCGTGGAACTCGCTACCGTGATGGACCGGCTGGACATCGACGAACTGATCACCGGATACGCGGTGGCCGTGGACGACGGTCAATGGGACGACTACCGGGCCCTGTTCGCACCGGAAGGCCGGGCCGACTACCGCGCGGCGGGCGGGGTGGAGGGGCCCGCGGCGGAGGTCGCCGACTGGCTCGCGGAGACGATGCGGCTCTTTCCGGTACGCCAGCACCTGATCGTCAACAGGCGGCTGCGGCTCCAGGATCTGGGCGGTTACCCGGGAGACCGGGCGGAACTCCAGGCCGATTACCTCAACCCGATGCGGCTGAAGTCCCGGCCGTCCGGCGGGGCAGGTGACGGTGAGGGTCCCGACGGTGCTTCCGGAGACGCCGCCGGACCGACCGCGCCGGACTTCGTCTCCGGCGGCCGCTACGCCTTCAGCCTGGTGCGGACGGACGGCGGGTGGCGGCTGCTCGGGGTCGTCGTGCAGGAGAAGTGGCGGCGCACGCCCGGCGCACCGGGCGGGATCTGA
- a CDS encoding crotonase/enoyl-CoA hydratase family protein, with protein MTVRIERNGPVTTVVLARPEARNAVDGPTALALADAFRAFDADPDAAVAVLWGEGGTFCAGADLKAVGTPRCNTVTATAGEGDGPMGPTRMRLGKPVIAAVSGHAVAGGLELALWCDLRVADEDAVFGVFCRRWGVPLIDGGTVRLPRLIGESRAMDLVLTGRPVGAAEAHAIGLANRVVPAGTARAAAEELAASIAAFPQTCLREDRLALLEQSGLSEDDALDGELRHGLISLTQAQRGADEFAAGAGRHGSFGPPAGR; from the coding sequence ATGACCGTACGCATCGAACGCAACGGACCCGTCACCACCGTGGTGCTCGCACGGCCCGAGGCGCGCAACGCCGTCGACGGTCCCACCGCTCTCGCGCTGGCCGACGCCTTCCGCGCCTTCGACGCCGACCCGGACGCGGCGGTGGCCGTGCTCTGGGGCGAAGGGGGCACCTTCTGCGCGGGGGCGGACCTCAAAGCCGTCGGCACCCCGCGCTGCAACACCGTCACCGCCACCGCAGGCGAAGGGGACGGGCCGATGGGGCCGACCCGGATGCGGCTCGGCAAGCCGGTGATCGCCGCTGTCTCCGGTCACGCGGTGGCCGGCGGACTCGAACTCGCGCTCTGGTGCGATCTGCGGGTGGCCGACGAGGACGCCGTGTTCGGGGTGTTCTGCCGACGCTGGGGCGTACCGCTGATCGACGGCGGAACCGTACGGCTGCCCCGCCTGATCGGTGAGAGCCGGGCGATGGACCTCGTACTGACCGGCCGCCCGGTCGGCGCGGCCGAGGCGCACGCGATCGGACTGGCCAACCGGGTGGTCCCCGCCGGCACCGCGCGGGCGGCCGCCGAGGAACTCGCCGCCTCCATCGCCGCGTTCCCGCAGACCTGTCTGCGCGAGGACCGCCTCGCGCTCCTGGAGCAGAGCGGTCTGTCCGAGGACGACGCACTGGACGGCGAACTGCGGCACGGCCTGATCTCGCTCACGCAGGCGCAGCGCGGAGCGGACGAGTTCGCCGCCGGGGCGGGGAGGCACGGATCGTTCGGTCCGCCGGCCGGCCGGTGA
- a CDS encoding S8 family serine peptidase has translation MTRAPAWRRARWLSAGLALVLLPAGQALAATGAGKAPAPSRTAPSATAHATHTVTLITGDRVTVTDLGGGRSTVAVERPEGATGAVRSQTSDGRVTVLPDEALPYLRSGVLDKRLFDVTGLIEQGLGAGKADGLPLIVTYGKGVRSAAPRGATTVRSLPSVGGAAVRAASSGTFWKSLTGSRTRQAGSFADGVGKVWLDGRVKADMAESNAQIGTPAAWQAGLTGKGVKVAVLDTGVDADHPDLKGRISASKSFIAGEDTTDRNGHGTHTTSTVGGSGAASDGKEKGVAPDADLAVGKVLSDEGSGTDSEIIAGMEWAAKDIHAKIISMSLGSQEASDGTDPMAAAVNTLSKDTGALFVVAAGNTGAPTSIGSPGAADSALTIGAVDSADQPADFTSQGPRLGDNALKPDLSAPGVDILAARSQYAEGSGSYQTMSGTSMATPHVAGVAALLAQKHPDWTGQQLKDALMSTSKTLPDPVYTLGAGRVDVPAATTASITATGSADLGFYSWPYEDDKPVTRTVTYANSSDAPVTLALAAEGAADGVVKLADTSLTVPAHSTARTTVTGDGAGAPVGDTSGRITASVGGNVVGHTAFGLVKEEERYTLTVHVKDRDGAPTAADLAVQELARGTDPYNAAVGDSGTLTLRLKPGTYSVASFLDVRGAKGKDSLGLGFLADPQIVVDRDREITLDGRQLHQIKAQVPKRTETRQLLMEFDRKANGADFGGAVQVPLTYDSIFAAPTRKVTYGTFEYRTVWRLGKPLLEAVAGGKRLGDTVVQGGSTLLEGRHRAGVADLGTGTAAEYQGKNVRGKAVLVRATAGVTPQQLAAAAQQAGAVSLLVTDDTPGRLSTWFGADDGSDIPLQVASVNAADGALLAATARRHGTVELTGTRYTPYVYDLSDGHPGAVPKDLTYKPGRKDLATLNTAFHAAKPVDGGEFRYSITGTFPIGYGFAESTHYPAERTDYVSTGTGQTWMQSVTAGPTSLEERSGLVAYKGGSRSGLDWFKPVLHPWLGTGLGWGQQRTGNDLQFNTPGWGDSGPDHTGFGDVWSDDSMTQTTDVYANGVQVDHATSSGAYAWDADPAETTYKVVTDTTRSPATWVLSTKGHSEWTFRSAETPADRATYLPLLNLGFDVDTDLAGDVRAGRTLPIGISAEYVKGAPDTGKITSGTLEVSYDDGKTWKSVGLSPVHGGSAAWKGSLRVPRDAGYISLRASATDNKGGSVKQEITRAVGVK, from the coding sequence ATGACCAGAGCACCTGCGTGGCGGAGAGCCAGATGGCTCTCCGCCGGACTCGCGCTCGTACTGCTCCCGGCAGGCCAGGCGCTCGCGGCGACAGGAGCGGGCAAGGCCCCGGCGCCGTCCCGCACCGCGCCGTCCGCCACCGCTCACGCGACGCACACCGTCACGCTGATCACCGGTGACCGGGTGACCGTCACCGATCTCGGCGGCGGGCGCAGCACGGTCGCCGTCGAGCGCCCGGAAGGCGCGACCGGAGCCGTCCGCAGCCAGACGTCCGACGGGCGGGTCACCGTGCTGCCCGACGAGGCCCTGCCCTATCTCCGCTCGGGCGTCCTCGACAAACGGCTCTTCGACGTCACGGGACTCATCGAGCAGGGACTCGGCGCGGGCAAGGCCGACGGACTGCCGCTGATCGTGACGTACGGCAAGGGGGTCCGCAGCGCCGCACCGCGTGGCGCCACGACCGTCCGGTCCCTGCCGAGCGTGGGCGGCGCCGCGGTGCGGGCCGCCTCGTCCGGCACCTTCTGGAAGTCGCTCACCGGTTCCCGCACCCGGCAGGCCGGTTCGTTCGCCGACGGGGTCGGGAAGGTCTGGCTCGACGGCCGGGTCAAGGCCGACATGGCCGAGAGCAACGCGCAGATCGGCACCCCCGCCGCCTGGCAGGCAGGGCTCACCGGCAAGGGCGTCAAGGTCGCGGTGCTCGACACCGGCGTGGACGCGGACCACCCCGACCTCAAGGGCCGGATCAGCGCGTCCAAGTCGTTCATCGCCGGTGAGGACACCACCGACCGCAACGGCCACGGCACGCACACCACATCGACCGTGGGTGGCAGCGGGGCCGCGTCCGACGGCAAGGAGAAGGGCGTCGCCCCGGACGCCGACCTGGCTGTCGGCAAGGTGCTCTCGGACGAGGGCTCCGGCACCGACTCCGAGATCATCGCGGGCATGGAGTGGGCCGCCAAGGACATCCACGCCAAGATCATCAGCATGAGCCTGGGCTCCCAGGAGGCCAGCGACGGCACCGACCCCATGGCCGCCGCGGTCAACACCCTCTCCAAGGACACCGGCGCCCTGTTCGTGGTCGCCGCCGGCAACACCGGCGCCCCGACCTCCATCGGCTCGCCCGGCGCGGCCGACTCGGCGCTCACCATCGGCGCGGTGGACTCCGCCGACCAGCCCGCGGACTTCACCAGCCAGGGCCCGCGGCTCGGCGACAACGCCCTCAAGCCCGACCTGTCCGCGCCCGGTGTCGACATCCTCGCAGCCCGGTCGCAGTACGCCGAGGGCAGCGGCTCGTACCAGACCATGAGCGGTACGTCGATGGCCACCCCGCATGTGGCGGGCGTCGCCGCCCTGCTCGCGCAGAAGCATCCCGACTGGACCGGGCAGCAGCTCAAGGACGCGCTGATGTCGACATCGAAGACGCTGCCCGACCCGGTGTACACGCTGGGCGCCGGCCGGGTCGACGTCCCCGCGGCCACCACCGCGAGCATCACCGCCACCGGCAGCGCGGACCTGGGCTTCTACTCCTGGCCGTACGAGGACGACAAGCCGGTCACCCGCACGGTGACCTACGCCAACTCGTCCGACGCACCGGTGACTCTGGCCCTCGCCGCCGAGGGAGCCGCCGACGGCGTCGTGAAGCTCGCCGACACGAGCCTGACCGTGCCCGCGCACTCCACCGCGCGGACCACCGTCACCGGTGACGGAGCCGGGGCGCCCGTCGGCGACACGTCCGGCCGGATCACCGCGAGCGTCGGCGGCAACGTTGTCGGGCACACCGCCTTCGGCCTCGTCAAGGAGGAGGAGCGGTACACCCTCACCGTCCACGTGAAGGACCGGGACGGCGCGCCGACCGCAGCCGACCTCGCCGTACAGGAACTGGCCCGGGGAACCGACCCGTACAACGCGGCCGTCGGTGACTCCGGCACCCTCACCCTGCGGCTGAAGCCCGGTACCTACTCGGTGGCGTCCTTCCTCGACGTACGCGGCGCCAAGGGCAAGGACTCGCTCGGTCTCGGCTTCCTCGCCGACCCGCAGATCGTCGTCGACCGTGACCGTGAGATCACCCTCGACGGACGCCAGTTGCACCAGATCAAGGCGCAGGTGCCCAAGCGCACCGAAACCCGTCAGCTGCTGATGGAGTTCGACCGCAAGGCGAACGGCGCCGACTTCGGCGGAGCGGTGCAGGTGCCGCTCACCTACGACAGTATTTTCGCCGCCCCCACCAGGAAGGTCACCTACGGAACCTTCGAGTACCGCACCGTCTGGCGCCTCGGCAAGCCCCTGCTCGAAGCGGTCGCGGGCGGCAAGCGGCTCGGCGACACCGTCGTACAGGGCGGCTCCACCCTCCTCGAAGGCCGCCACCGGGCCGGCGTCGCCGACCTCGGGACCGGGACCGCGGCCGAGTACCAGGGAAAGAACGTACGCGGCAAGGCCGTCCTGGTCCGCGCCACGGCCGGCGTCACCCCGCAACAGCTCGCCGCGGCCGCACAGCAGGCCGGCGCGGTCTCGCTCCTCGTCACTGACGACACCCCCGGGCGGCTGAGCACCTGGTTCGGTGCGGACGACGGGTCGGACATCCCGCTCCAGGTGGCGTCCGTGAACGCCGCGGACGGTGCCCTGCTGGCCGCGACCGCACGCCGCCACGGCACCGTGGAGCTCACCGGCACCCGCTACACGCCGTACGTCTACGACCTCTCCGACGGCCATCCGGGGGCGGTCCCGAAGGACCTGACGTACAAGCCGGGCAGGAAGGACCTCGCCACCCTGAACACGGCCTTCCACGCCGCCAAGCCCGTGGACGGCGGGGAGTTCCGCTACTCGATCACCGGTACCTTCCCGATCGGCTACGGATTCGCGGAGAGCACGCACTACCCGGCCGAGCGCACCGACTACGTCAGCACCGGCACCGGTCAGACCTGGATGCAGTCCGTCACCGCGGGCCCGACCTCGCTTGAGGAGCGCAGCGGTCTGGTCGCCTACAAGGGCGGCAGCCGCAGTGGACTGGACTGGTTCAAGCCCGTGCTGCACCCCTGGCTCGGTACCGGACTCGGCTGGGGCCAGCAGCGCACCGGGAACGACCTCCAGTTCAACACCCCGGGCTGGGGCGACTCCGGGCCCGACCACACCGGGTTCGGCGACGTCTGGAGCGACGACTCCATGACCCAGACCACCGATGTGTACGCCAACGGGGTCCAGGTCGACCACGCGACCAGCTCGGGAGCGTACGCCTGGGACGCCGACCCGGCCGAGACCACGTACAAGGTGGTCACCGACACCACGCGCTCCCCGGCCACCTGGGTGCTGTCCACGAAGGGCCACTCCGAGTGGACCTTCAGGTCGGCGGAGACCCCGGCGGACCGCGCCACCTATCTGCCGCTGCTCAACCTGGGCTTCGACGTCGACACCGACCTCGCTGGTGACGTCCGTGCCGGGCGGACCCTGCCGATCGGCATCAGCGCCGAGTACGTCAAGGGTGCCCCGGACACCGGGAAGATCACGTCGGGGACGCTGGAGGTCTCCTACGACGACGGCAAGACCTGGAAGTCCGTCGGGCTCAGCCCGGTCCACGGCGGTTCCGCCGCCTGGAAGGGTTCACTCCGGGTGCCCAGGGACGCCGGGTACATCTCGCTGCGCGCCTCCGCCACCGACAACAAGGGGGGTTCGGTGAAGCAGGAGATCACCCGGGCGGTGGGAGTGAAGTAG
- a CDS encoding methylmalonyl-CoA mutase family protein, with the protein MTVLPDNGFPLAAGFPHATHEQWQRLVEGVLRKSGKDVPGTAAEAALSTELDDGLVVQPLYTAPDGGGLPGATGLPGFAPFTRGSTPAGRVAGGWDVRQLHSRPDASRTNGAVLADLENGVSSLWLTVGESGVPVAGIGTALEGVHLDLAPVVLDAGAEFDAAARELLRLFEERGVTPDEALGTLGADPLGHAARTGAYDAVAGHTAQAVALAELCHQRYPQVRALVVDALPYHAAGGSAAQELGCSLATAVAYLRGLTGAGLDVAAACGQLEFRYAATADQFLTIAKLRAARRLWARVAEASGAPGAGAQRQHAVTSPVMMARRDPWVNMLRTTVACLAAGTGGADAVTVLPFDHTLGLPDDFARRVARNTSTILVEESHLARVADPAGGSWYVERLTDELAQAAWKWFQEIERAGGQEQALRSGLIAGRLAATWERRSEKLARRSEPVTGVSEFPQLVERAVVRDPAPAAPGGGLPVVHRDDAFEALRARSDAHLAATGARPRVFLAALGPAAAHTARATFAANLFQAGGIEPVHGPVPGAPGTAAAAFAGAGTTLACVCSSDAVYAEQAPETATALKAAGARQVFLAGRPGDRRDEYLAAGVDEFVFAGGDVVAVLTSVLDRMGVA; encoded by the coding sequence ATGACGGTCCTGCCCGACAACGGGTTCCCCCTGGCCGCCGGATTCCCGCATGCGACCCATGAGCAGTGGCAGCGCCTTGTGGAAGGTGTGCTGCGCAAATCGGGTAAGGATGTCCCGGGTACGGCGGCGGAAGCAGCGCTCTCCACCGAACTTGACGACGGTCTGGTCGTCCAGCCGCTCTACACCGCGCCGGACGGCGGCGGACTCCCCGGGGCAACGGGGCTCCCGGGGTTCGCCCCGTTCACCCGTGGCAGTACTCCGGCCGGCCGCGTGGCCGGCGGCTGGGACGTACGCCAGCTGCACAGCCGGCCCGATGCCTCGCGCACCAACGGGGCGGTGCTCGCGGACCTGGAGAACGGCGTCTCCTCCCTCTGGCTCACCGTGGGCGAATCGGGCGTCCCGGTGGCCGGGATCGGGACGGCTCTCGAAGGCGTCCACCTCGACCTGGCACCGGTCGTCCTCGACGCGGGCGCCGAATTCGACGCCGCCGCGCGGGAATTGCTGCGGCTCTTCGAAGAGCGCGGCGTCACCCCCGACGAGGCGCTGGGCACCCTCGGCGCGGACCCGCTGGGCCACGCGGCCCGTACCGGCGCCTACGACGCCGTGGCCGGGCACACCGCGCAGGCCGTCGCGCTCGCCGAGCTGTGCCACCAGCGGTACCCGCAGGTGCGGGCGCTCGTCGTGGACGCGCTGCCGTACCACGCGGCGGGCGGATCGGCGGCGCAGGAACTGGGGTGCTCGCTCGCCACCGCGGTGGCGTACCTCCGCGGACTCACCGGCGCCGGACTCGATGTGGCGGCAGCCTGCGGACAGCTGGAATTCCGCTACGCGGCCACCGCCGACCAGTTCCTGACGATCGCGAAGCTGCGCGCGGCGCGCCGCCTCTGGGCCCGGGTGGCCGAGGCGAGCGGCGCCCCCGGGGCCGGGGCGCAGCGCCAGCACGCCGTGACCTCCCCGGTGATGATGGCGCGGCGCGACCCGTGGGTGAACATGCTCCGTACGACGGTCGCCTGCCTGGCGGCCGGTACCGGCGGCGCGGACGCGGTGACGGTGCTGCCGTTCGACCACACGCTGGGCCTGCCGGACGACTTCGCCCGCCGTGTCGCCCGCAACACGTCGACCATCCTGGTCGAGGAGTCCCATCTGGCGCGGGTGGCCGACCCCGCGGGCGGCTCCTGGTACGTGGAACGGCTCACCGACGAACTGGCGCAGGCGGCCTGGAAGTGGTTCCAGGAGATCGAACGCGCCGGTGGCCAGGAGCAGGCCCTGCGGTCCGGGCTGATCGCCGGACGCCTCGCGGCCACCTGGGAGCGGCGCAGCGAGAAGCTGGCCCGGCGGAGCGAACCGGTCACCGGCGTCAGCGAGTTCCCCCAGCTCGTCGAGCGCGCCGTCGTCAGGGACCCCGCGCCCGCCGCCCCCGGCGGCGGCCTCCCCGTGGTCCACCGCGACGACGCCTTCGAAGCGCTGCGGGCCCGCTCGGACGCCCATCTGGCGGCGACCGGCGCCCGCCCGCGGGTGTTCCTCGCCGCACTCGGTCCCGCCGCCGCGCACACCGCGCGGGCCACCTTCGCCGCCAACCTCTTCCAGGCAGGCGGCATCGAACCGGTCCACGGCCCGGTGCCGGGAGCCCCGGGCACGGCCGCCGCGGCGTTCGCCGGGGCGGGTACCACCCTCGCCTGCGTCTGTTCGAGCGACGCGGTCTACGCCGAACAGGCGCCGGAGACCGCCACCGCACTGAAGGCAGCCGGAGCACGGCAGGTGTTCCTCGCCGGCCGCCCCGGAGACCGGCGGGACGAATATCTGGCCGCCGGCGTGGACGAGTTCGTCTTCGCCGGAGGAGACGTGGTGGCCGTACTGACCTCCGTCCTCGACCGTATGGGAGTGGCGTAA
- the scpA gene encoding methylmalonyl-CoA mutase, with translation MQIPDFTETELGPGASAGATEEQWRAAVKESTGHSVDELVWQTPEGIPVKPLYTGQDTEGLDFLATYPGIAPYLRGPYPTMYVNQPWTIRQYAGFSTAEESNAFYRRNLAAGQKGLSVAFDLPTHRGYDSDHPRVTGDVGMAGVAIDSIYDMRQLFDGIPLDRMSVSMTMNGAVLPVLALYIVAAEEQGVPPEKLAGTIQNDILKEFMVRNTYIYPPKPSMRIISDIFAYTSQKMPRYNSISISGYHIQEAGATADLELAYTLADGVEYLRAGIAAGMDVDSFAPRLSFFWAIGMNFFMEIAKLRAARLLWARLVKEFDPKNAKSLSLRTHSQTSGWSLTAQDVFNNVTRTCVEAMAATQGHTQSLHTNALDEALALPTDFSARIARNTQLLLQQESGTCRVIDPWGGSAYVEKLTHDLAQRAWQHIEEVEAAGGMAQAIDAGIPKLRVEEAAARTQARIDSGRQPVVGVNKYRVETDEEIDVLKVDNSSVRTQQVAKLKRLREERDEAACQDALRALTAAAGRDPGPDLDGNLLALAVDAARAMATVGEISDALEKVYGRHAGQIRTISGVYRTEAGESPSVERTRRLVDSFEEAEGRRPRILVAKMGQDGHDRGQKVIATAFADLGFDVDVGPLFQTPGEVARQAVEADVHIVGVSSLAAGHLTLVPALREELAAEGREDIMIVVGGVIPPQDIPALHEAGAAAVFPPGTVIPDAAYDLVVRLASALGHEL, from the coding sequence ATGCAGATCCCGGACTTCACAGAGACCGAACTGGGGCCGGGTGCCTCCGCCGGGGCCACCGAGGAGCAGTGGCGGGCGGCCGTGAAGGAGTCCACCGGCCACAGCGTCGACGAGCTGGTGTGGCAGACCCCCGAGGGCATCCCCGTCAAACCGCTCTACACCGGCCAGGACACCGAGGGACTCGACTTCCTCGCCACCTACCCGGGGATCGCGCCCTACCTCCGCGGGCCGTACCCGACGATGTACGTCAACCAGCCCTGGACGATCCGTCAGTACGCCGGATTCTCCACCGCCGAGGAGTCGAACGCCTTCTACCGCCGTAATCTGGCGGCCGGTCAGAAGGGCCTCTCGGTCGCCTTCGACCTGCCGACGCACCGCGGCTACGACAGCGACCACCCGCGCGTCACCGGCGACGTCGGCATGGCGGGCGTCGCGATCGACTCGATCTACGACATGCGGCAGCTCTTCGACGGCATCCCGCTGGACCGCATGTCGGTCTCCATGACCATGAACGGTGCGGTGCTGCCCGTCCTGGCGCTGTACATCGTCGCCGCCGAGGAGCAGGGCGTACCGCCGGAGAAGCTCGCCGGGACCATCCAGAACGACATCCTCAAGGAGTTCATGGTCCGCAACACCTACATCTATCCGCCGAAGCCCTCGATGCGGATCATCTCCGACATCTTCGCGTACACCTCGCAGAAGATGCCGCGCTACAACTCCATCTCCATCTCCGGCTACCACATCCAGGAAGCGGGCGCGACGGCCGACCTGGAGCTCGCCTACACGCTGGCCGACGGAGTGGAGTACCTGCGGGCCGGTATCGCCGCCGGTATGGACGTCGACTCCTTCGCGCCGAGGCTCTCCTTCTTCTGGGCGATCGGCATGAACTTCTTCATGGAGATCGCGAAGCTGCGCGCGGCCCGGCTGCTCTGGGCCAGACTGGTCAAGGAGTTCGACCCGAAGAACGCCAAGTCCCTCTCGCTGCGCACCCATTCACAGACCTCCGGCTGGTCCCTCACCGCGCAGGACGTCTTCAACAACGTGACCCGCACCTGCGTCGAGGCGATGGCAGCCACCCAGGGCCACACCCAGTCGCTGCACACGAACGCACTCGACGAGGCGCTGGCCCTGCCGACCGACTTCTCCGCCCGGATCGCCCGCAACACCCAGCTGCTGCTCCAGCAGGAGTCGGGCACCTGCCGGGTCATCGATCCGTGGGGCGGCAGCGCGTACGTCGAGAAGCTCACCCACGATCTGGCGCAGCGCGCCTGGCAGCACATCGAGGAGGTCGAGGCGGCCGGCGGCATGGCGCAGGCCATCGACGCGGGCATCCCCAAACTCCGGGTGGAGGAGGCGGCCGCCCGCACCCAGGCGCGTATCGACTCCGGACGGCAGCCCGTCGTCGGCGTCAACAAGTACCGGGTGGAGACGGACGAGGAGATCGACGTACTCAAGGTCGACAACTCCTCGGTGCGCACCCAGCAGGTCGCGAAGCTGAAGCGGCTGCGCGAGGAGCGCGACGAAGCGGCCTGCCAGGACGCGCTGCGGGCGCTGACCGCCGCCGCCGGCCGCGACCCGGGCCCGGACCTCGACGGCAACCTGCTGGCGCTCGCGGTCGACGCCGCGCGGGCGATGGCCACCGTCGGTGAGATCTCCGACGCCCTGGAGAAGGTCTACGGGCGGCACGCGGGACAGATCCGTACCATCTCCGGTGTGTACCGGACCGAGGCAGGGGAGTCGCCCTCCGTGGAGCGGACGCGCCGGCTGGTGGACTCCTTCGAGGAGGCCGAGGGGCGCCGTCCGCGCATCCTCGTCGCCAAGATGGGCCAGGACGGCCACGACCGCGGCCAGAAGGTGATCGCCACCGCCTTCGCGGACCTGGGCTTCGACGTGGACGTCGGCCCGCTCTTCCAGACGCCGGGCGAGGTGGCACGGCAGGCGGTCGAAGCGGACGTGCACATCGTCGGGGTCTCCTCGCTCGCCGCGGGGCACCTCACGCTGGTCCCCGCCCTGCGGGAGGAACTGGCGGCCGAGGGCCGGGAGGACATCATGATCGTCGTCGGCGGGGTCATCCCGCCCCAGGACATCCCGGCCCTGCACGAGGCCGGCGCCGCCGCTGTCTTCCCACCGGGAACCGTGATCCCGGACGCCGCGTACGACCTGGTGGTCCGGCTCGCCTCCGCACTCGGCCACGAGCTGTAG
- the meaB gene encoding methylmalonyl Co-A mutase-associated GTPase MeaB, with protein MALHIDPDRYAQGVLDGSRATVARAITLVESSRADHRALAQQLLTALLPHSGTARRIGISGVPGVGKSTFIDAFGTMLTGLGHRVAVLAVDPSSSRTGGSILGDKTRMERLAVDPAAFVRPSPTAGTLGGVARATREAMVVVEAAGYDVVLVETVGVGQSETAVSDMVDSFLLLTLARTGDQLQGIKKGVLELADVIAVNKADGPHERDARSAARELAGALRLMHPADAAWTPPVLSCSARESLGLDTVWERLEQHRKVLDASGGLAAKRRDQQVDWAWTMVREGLLKELHDHPDVRRLAPLLEQELRGGTLTPTLAAERILGAFRGTAPG; from the coding sequence ATGGCACTCCACATCGATCCCGACCGTTACGCCCAGGGCGTCCTGGACGGGTCACGGGCCACCGTCGCACGGGCCATCACGCTCGTGGAGTCCTCCCGGGCGGACCACCGGGCCCTCGCCCAGCAGCTCCTGACCGCGCTGCTCCCGCACTCCGGGACAGCACGCCGGATCGGGATCAGCGGGGTGCCCGGCGTCGGGAAGTCCACCTTCATCGACGCCTTCGGCACCATGCTCACGGGCCTGGGCCACCGGGTGGCGGTGCTCGCCGTCGACCCCTCGTCCAGCAGGACCGGCGGCTCCATCCTGGGCGACAAGACCCGGATGGAGCGGCTGGCCGTGGACCCGGCGGCCTTCGTCAGGCCCTCACCGACCGCGGGCACCCTCGGCGGGGTGGCCCGTGCCACCCGGGAGGCCATGGTCGTGGTGGAGGCGGCCGGCTACGACGTCGTCCTGGTGGAGACCGTAGGCGTCGGCCAGTCCGAGACCGCGGTGTCGGACATGGTGGACTCCTTTCTGCTGCTCACCCTGGCCCGCACCGGCGACCAGCTGCAGGGCATCAAGAAGGGCGTCCTGGAGCTGGCCGACGTCATCGCCGTCAACAAGGCGGACGGCCCCCACGAACGCGACGCGCGCTCGGCCGCCCGCGAACTGGCCGGCGCGCTGCGGCTGATGCACCCGGCCGACGCCGCGTGGACGCCGCCGGTGCTCAGCTGCAGCGCCCGGGAGTCGCTCGGTCTCGACACCGTGTGGGAACGGCTCGAACAGCACCGCAAGGTCCTGGACGCGTCCGGCGGGCTGGCCGCCAAACGGCGTGACCAGCAGGTCGACTGGGCCTGGACGATGGTGCGCGAGGGGCTGCTGAAGGAGCTGCACGACCACCCCGACGTCAGGCGGCTCGCCCCGCTGCTCGAACAGGAGCTGCGCGGCGGCACCTTGACGCCGACCCTCGCCGCCGAGCGGATCCTCGGCGCGTTCCGGGGGACGGCACCGGGCTGA